One stretch of Caldinitratiruptor microaerophilus DNA includes these proteins:
- the arcC gene encoding carbamate kinase: protein MALLVVALGGNALLRAGERGTAAEQARHLDEVAPALAALVLGGHRLVLTHGNGPQVGNLLIQQEEAVRLVPPMPLDVCGAETQGLIGYLIQSRLWGALRAAGSDVPVVTVVTQVLVSETDPAFRNPTKPVGPFFSPERARGFMVERNWLMREDAGRGWRRIVPSPEPLRILELDAVRALVEAGAVVVCAGGGGVPVCERQGRLEGCEAVIDKDLASALLAADLGADRLVILTDVERVAIRYGRPDEERLDRVPVSRLRRFQAEGHFPPGSMGPKVEAACRFVERTGREAVIGHLDDAARAAEGVAGTVVVPEEE, encoded by the coding sequence ATGGCCCTTCTCGTGGTCGCCCTGGGCGGGAACGCGCTCCTCCGTGCCGGCGAGCGAGGCACGGCGGCCGAGCAGGCTCGCCACCTGGACGAGGTGGCCCCGGCCCTGGCGGCCCTCGTCCTGGGTGGGCACCGCCTCGTGCTCACCCACGGCAACGGCCCTCAGGTCGGGAACCTCCTCATCCAGCAGGAAGAGGCGGTGCGCCTGGTGCCGCCCATGCCGCTGGACGTGTGCGGGGCCGAGACCCAGGGGCTCATCGGTTACCTGATCCAGAGCCGCCTCTGGGGGGCGCTGCGGGCGGCTGGCAGCGATGTGCCGGTGGTCACCGTGGTGACCCAGGTCCTCGTCAGCGAGACCGACCCGGCCTTCAGGAACCCGACGAAGCCGGTAGGCCCCTTCTTCAGCCCGGAGCGGGCCCGCGGGTTCATGGTGGAGCGGAACTGGCTCATGCGGGAGGACGCGGGCCGGGGCTGGCGGCGGATCGTTCCCTCCCCCGAACCCCTGCGCATCCTGGAACTGGACGCCGTGCGGGCGCTGGTGGAAGCCGGCGCGGTCGTGGTGTGCGCCGGAGGCGGCGGTGTGCCGGTGTGCGAGCGCCAGGGGCGGCTCGAGGGCTGCGAGGCAGTCATCGACAAGGACCTGGCCTCCGCGCTCCTGGCCGCCGACCTGGGTGCGGACCGGCTGGTGATCCTCACGGACGTGGAGCGGGTGGCCATCCGCTACGGCCGCCCCGACGAGGAGCGCCTCGACCGGGTGCCGGTCAGCCGTCTCCGACGTTTTCAGGCCGAGGGACACTTCCCGCCCGGGTCGATGGGCCCCAAGGTCGAGGCGGCCTGCCGCTTCGTGGAGCGCACGGGGCGCGAGGCGGTCATCGGTCACCTGGACGACGCTGCCCGGGCGGCGGAAGGGGTTGCCGGGACCGTGGTGGTACCAGAAGAAGAGTGA
- a CDS encoding AAA family ATPase, which produces MSEEEERTIRTPEEIEALLAGQRYVAGRPVALAVSLALNLERPLLIEGQAGVGKTELAKVLAAALGTELIRLQCYEGLDASAALYEWNFPKQVLRLRIEENSGRTAEEKEALIFSEPFLLERPLLRAIRQPRPPVLLIDEVDRADEEFEALLLELLSDFQVTIPELGTIRATTRPYVILTSNRTRDLSDALRRRCLYLWLEYPDLEKELAIVRARAPEVDPDLAEAVTRVVQQVRRMDLEKPPGVAETLDWVRSLQTLGVSRLTPEWIRDTAGVLVKTRADAARLAAADLGRLLAPGGG; this is translated from the coding sequence GTGAGCGAGGAGGAGGAGAGGACGATTCGTACACCGGAAGAGATTGAAGCCCTGCTGGCCGGGCAGCGTTACGTCGCCGGACGGCCGGTCGCCCTGGCGGTCAGCCTCGCCCTGAACCTCGAGCGCCCGCTCCTCATCGAGGGACAGGCCGGGGTCGGCAAGACGGAGCTGGCCAAGGTCCTGGCGGCGGCGCTGGGGACGGAGCTCATCCGCCTCCAGTGCTACGAGGGCCTGGATGCATCGGCCGCCCTGTACGAGTGGAACTTCCCCAAGCAGGTCCTGCGCCTGCGGATCGAGGAGAACTCGGGCCGGACCGCCGAGGAGAAGGAGGCCCTCATCTTCAGCGAGCCGTTCCTGCTCGAGCGGCCGCTCCTGCGGGCGATCCGGCAGCCGCGGCCGCCGGTCCTTCTCATCGACGAGGTGGACCGCGCCGACGAGGAGTTCGAGGCCCTCCTCCTCGAGCTGCTGTCCGACTTCCAGGTGACCATCCCCGAGCTCGGCACGATCCGCGCGACCACCCGGCCGTACGTCATCCTGACCTCCAACCGCACGCGGGACCTGAGCGACGCGCTGCGCCGCCGCTGCCTGTATCTCTGGCTCGAGTATCCGGACCTCGAGAAGGAGCTGGCCATCGTCCGCGCCCGGGCCCCGGAAGTCGACCCCGACCTGGCGGAGGCGGTCACGCGGGTGGTCCAGCAGGTCCGCCGGATGGACCTGGAGAAGCCCCCGGGGGTGGCCGAGACCCTGGACTGGGTCCGGAGCCTGCAGACCCTGGGCGTCTCCCGCCTCACCCCCGAGTGGATCCGGGACACGGCCGGCGTGCTGGTGAAGACCCGGGCGGACGCGGCGCGGCTCGCCGCGGCGGACCTCGGCCGGCTGCTCGCGCCGGGCGGCGGGTAG
- a CDS encoding vWA domain-containing protein has protein sequence MERLASFGRLLRELGIDVGPGDVAAAARGLAFVRPADRDAFYLTLRTVLCRKVEDFPLFHAAFVHFWLGGDRTASDVPDGAGIRIRLRRTGSPEGVLREAGGPDGEEGPGDGDGGLEEGQGIPGYTARVLLLRKDLAKLEPHESPEVARLARELARRLARRVARRLRRHWRGAIDPARTLRRALRTGGEVLELRRRRRRQKARLVALLDVSGSMQPYSRFLLVFLAALTAQLPATETFVFSTELVRVTRELRARELEAVAAAAPDWAGGTRLGASLECFVREHAPLLVDRRTALLVLSDGLDTGETERVEDAMRRLRGSAGRIVWLNPLAGDPAYEPLQRGMRAALPFVDVLAPAHSLESLLALPAHLG, from the coding sequence GTGGAGCGGTTGGCGTCGTTCGGCCGGCTGCTGCGGGAGCTCGGGATCGACGTGGGGCCCGGCGATGTGGCCGCGGCGGCCCGCGGCCTGGCCTTCGTGCGGCCGGCGGATCGGGACGCGTTCTACCTCACCCTGCGGACGGTCCTGTGCCGCAAGGTCGAGGACTTCCCCCTCTTCCACGCGGCCTTCGTCCACTTCTGGTTGGGGGGCGACCGGACCGCCTCCGACGTTCCGGACGGGGCCGGGATCCGCATCCGCCTGCGGCGTACGGGGAGCCCGGAGGGCGTCCTGCGGGAGGCCGGGGGTCCGGACGGGGAGGAGGGGCCTGGGGACGGCGACGGCGGGCTCGAGGAGGGGCAGGGGATTCCGGGATATACCGCCCGGGTGCTTCTCCTCCGGAAGGATCTCGCCAAGCTCGAGCCGCACGAGTCGCCGGAGGTGGCCCGCCTCGCCCGGGAGCTCGCCCGGCGCCTGGCGCGCCGGGTGGCGCGCCGGCTGCGGCGCCACTGGCGCGGGGCGATCGACCCGGCGCGCACCCTGCGGCGGGCCCTGCGCACCGGGGGGGAAGTGCTCGAGCTGCGGCGCCGCCGGCGCCGCCAGAAGGCCCGCCTCGTGGCCCTCCTGGACGTCAGCGGCTCCATGCAGCCGTACAGCCGCTTCCTCCTGGTGTTCCTGGCCGCCCTGACCGCCCAGTTGCCGGCGACGGAGACGTTCGTCTTCAGCACCGAGCTCGTCCGGGTGACCCGGGAGCTGCGCGCCCGAGAACTGGAGGCGGTGGCTGCGGCGGCGCCCGACTGGGCCGGCGGCACCCGGCTCGGGGCGAGCCTCGAGTGCTTCGTCCGGGAGCACGCGCCGCTCCTGGTCGACCGCCGGACCGCCTTGCTGGTGCTGTCGGACGGCCTGGACACCGGTGAGACGGAGCGGGTAGAGGATGCCATGCGCAGGCTGCGGGGGAGCGCAGGGCGCATCGTCTGGCTGAACCCGCTGGCGGGCGACCCCGCGTACGAACCCCTGCAGCGGGGGATGCGCGCGGCCCTGCCGTTCGTCGACGTCCTGGCGCCGGCCCATAGCCTCGAGAGCCTGCTCGCCCTGCCGGCCCACCTGGGGTGA
- a CDS encoding SRPBCC family protein, translated as MRIEGSAFFAAPRERVYTVFTDPDVLARATPGVQSLSRAGEDRYEAVMKMGVAGITGTYNGSLTLTAKRPPEHYELGISGQGAPGFVQGTGVFDFEEEGDGTRVRYVWDVQVGGLVAGVGQRVLGGVARMIIDQFMKAMEKEIAG; from the coding sequence GTGCGAATCGAAGGCAGCGCGTTCTTCGCCGCGCCCCGCGAGCGTGTCTACACGGTGTTCACGGACCCCGACGTCCTGGCTCGGGCGACGCCCGGTGTGCAGAGCCTGAGCCGCGCCGGAGAGGACCGTTACGAGGCGGTCATGAAGATGGGGGTCGCGGGCATCACCGGCACGTACAACGGATCCCTGACGCTCACCGCCAAGCGCCCTCCGGAGCACTACGAACTCGGGATCTCGGGTCAGGGCGCTCCCGGTTTCGTGCAGGGCACCGGCGTCTTCGACTTCGAGGAGGAAGGGGACGGTACCCGGGTCCGCTACGTCTGGGATGTCCAGGTGGGCGGCCTCGTGGCCGGGGTCGGCCAGCGCGTGCTGGGCGGGGTGGCCCGGATGATCATCGACCAGTTCATGAAGGCAATGGAAAAGGAGATCGCGGGCTGA
- a CDS encoding alpha/beta fold hydrolase, giving the protein MPKVQVNGIALYYEEHGQGDALALIPGLGLWHWCWLRQVPALSRYFRTIAIDNRGVGDSDKPDEPYTIEGMADEAAAVLRALGAEPAHVLGFSMGGYIAQELALRHPDQVASLVLVSTGPGGPDQVEPDPEVQAAMRIHTSQTPEENLRRQFPYAVAPGYFDAHPDEFEELIRLRLQKPTPVHVYVRQHEATRRWRGLRGRGAALEVPVLIVHGDRDRLLPVENARRLAELIPGAELRLIPGAGHFPLLEAAPMVNRVILEFLLELGYG; this is encoded by the coding sequence ATGCCAAAGGTCCAGGTGAACGGGATCGCCCTGTACTACGAGGAGCACGGGCAGGGGGACGCGCTGGCCCTGATCCCGGGGCTCGGCCTGTGGCACTGGTGCTGGCTGCGTCAGGTACCTGCGCTGAGCCGGTACTTCCGGACGATCGCCATCGACAACCGCGGGGTGGGCGACAGCGACAAGCCGGACGAGCCCTACACGATCGAGGGCATGGCGGACGAGGCGGCGGCCGTGCTGCGCGCGCTGGGGGCTGAACCGGCCCACGTCCTGGGCTTCTCCATGGGGGGTTACATCGCCCAGGAGCTGGCCCTGCGCCACCCCGACCAGGTCGCGAGCCTGGTCCTGGTGAGCACGGGGCCGGGCGGTCCGGACCAGGTCGAGCCGGACCCCGAGGTCCAGGCCGCCATGCGGATCCACACGAGCCAGACGCCGGAGGAGAACCTGCGCCGGCAGTTCCCGTACGCGGTGGCACCTGGCTACTTCGACGCCCACCCGGACGAGTTCGAGGAACTCATCCGGCTGCGTCTGCAGAAACCGACCCCGGTGCACGTCTACGTGCGGCAGCACGAGGCCACCCGGCGATGGCGCGGGCTCAGGGGCCGTGGCGCGGCGCTGGAGGTGCCCGTCCTCATCGTCCACGGCGACCGGGACCGGCTCCTCCCCGTCGAGAACGCCCGCCGGCTCGCAGAGCTCATTCCCGGGGCGGAGTTGCGCCTCATCCCGGGCGCGGGGCATTTCCCCCTACTGGAGGCGGCCCCCATGGTGAACCGCGTGATCCTGGAGTTCCTCCTGGAGCTGGGCTACGGTTGA
- a CDS encoding M67 family metallopeptidase, translated as MAEPFPRGPLVLPADLEKAITAHMRGAYPQEGCGLLAGAAGRVLAWFPCRNVHPDPLMAYEADPRDLIAAFRKMEARGWELLAICHSHPQSRARPSAADVRQANYPEALYLIWSLADRDRPEVRGFWIRGGQVTEHPVRVE; from the coding sequence GTGGCGGAGCCCTTCCCGCGCGGGCCCCTGGTTCTGCCCGCTGATCTGGAGAAGGCGATCACGGCGCACATGCGGGGAGCCTATCCGCAGGAGGGTTGCGGTCTCCTGGCGGGCGCGGCGGGGCGGGTGCTTGCATGGTTTCCGTGTCGCAACGTGCACCCGGATCCGCTGATGGCCTACGAGGCCGATCCCCGCGACCTCATCGCCGCCTTCCGGAAGATGGAGGCCCGCGGCTGGGAACTCCTGGCGATCTGCCACTCGCACCCCCAGTCGAGAGCCCGGCCCTCGGCGGCCGACGTGCGGCAGGCCAACTACCCGGAGGCGCTCTACCTCATCTGGTCCCTGGCCGACCGCGACCGCCCCGAGGTGCGGGGCTTCTGGATCCGGGGCGGCCAGGTCACTGAACACCCGGTGCGGGTTGAGTGA